A genomic stretch from Anaerolinea thermophila UNI-1 includes:
- the asnB gene encoding asparagine synthase (glutamine-hydrolyzing) → MCGIVGEFRIQTRGHYFDLDFKKLTAMMSHRGPDDEGIWSDGMYCTLGFRRLSILDLSPMGHQPMLSQDGRYVIVINGEVYNFQEIRAQLEHLGIKFRSSGDTEVVLYALAEWGIEALERFNGMFALGFYDNVDKRLLLARDHAGIKPLYVLKNSCGVVFASQYDQILAHPWGRDLAFSQEGLAQYFRMGYIPAPYAIHQNVFMLEPGSWLEVQADGKERCGKYFEFPLYNRPSLFGSKAYEAVEAAIDSAVRRQMISDVPVGSFLSGGIDSPLVTAKMKAISNHSFKAFTIGVPSDSADESNNASQYAKELGVEHFVYSVTPDDALKLIDEIILSCSEPFADYSIFPTLLVSKFASREVKVILSGDGGDELFWGYPDRFIPVINSAHLFRYPKWIRSLYWHIFKHFSKNSRLWSVQYFNSIGEWYKGKHTHLSEGWACRIFPDLPEWPKNSDLFTYQGFHFDETAQWLRWNEFSGHLTMVLLKVDRASMYNSLEVRVPLLDKEVIETACQVDWRSCLDLRNRIGKIPLRQALSKYVTMQIIPKKGFTVPMAKWLRGPLRDLLEEKLLRLPGLLGLECDKESLSAYLNMHLTGKFDFSWGIWILLSAALWQEKVASKQ, encoded by the coding sequence ATGTGCGGAATAGTTGGCGAATTTAGAATTCAAACTCGCGGACATTATTTTGATTTAGATTTTAAAAAATTAACTGCAATGATGTCCCACCGTGGTCCAGATGATGAAGGTATTTGGTCCGATGGGATGTACTGCACTCTTGGTTTTCGACGGCTTTCTATTCTGGATCTTTCCCCAATGGGACATCAGCCAATGCTGAGCCAAGATGGGCGTTATGTCATTGTGATTAATGGTGAAGTATATAACTTTCAAGAAATTCGTGCACAATTGGAGCACTTGGGAATTAAATTCAGGTCCTCTGGCGATACTGAGGTGGTTTTGTATGCATTGGCTGAATGGGGGATAGAAGCACTGGAACGTTTTAACGGAATGTTTGCTTTGGGTTTCTACGATAATGTAGATAAACGCTTACTTTTGGCACGTGATCATGCTGGCATCAAACCTCTTTATGTTTTGAAAAATTCTTGTGGTGTGGTATTTGCTTCTCAATATGACCAGATTTTGGCACATCCTTGGGGGAGAGACTTGGCATTTTCTCAAGAGGGATTAGCGCAGTATTTTCGTATGGGGTATATCCCAGCGCCTTATGCCATTCATCAAAATGTATTCATGTTAGAACCCGGAAGTTGGTTAGAAGTACAAGCGGATGGAAAGGAACGGTGTGGAAAATACTTTGAATTTCCTTTATACAATCGGCCTAGTTTGTTTGGTTCAAAAGCATATGAAGCAGTAGAAGCCGCTATTGATTCTGCAGTTCGCCGCCAAATGATTAGTGATGTTCCTGTAGGATCATTTCTCTCAGGGGGGATCGATTCACCATTAGTCACTGCGAAAATGAAGGCGATATCTAACCATTCATTCAAAGCGTTTACTATTGGGGTTCCCAGTGATTCAGCTGATGAGTCCAATAACGCTTCTCAGTATGCTAAGGAGTTGGGGGTAGAACATTTTGTGTATTCGGTTACACCAGATGATGCACTGAAACTAATAGATGAAATTATATTGTCATGTAGCGAACCTTTTGCTGACTACTCAATTTTTCCCACTTTATTAGTGTCGAAATTTGCCAGTCGGGAGGTGAAGGTTATTCTCTCAGGAGATGGAGGTGATGAACTTTTCTGGGGGTATCCTGATCGGTTTATTCCAGTCATAAACAGTGCACATTTGTTTAGATATCCGAAATGGATTCGCAGCCTTTATTGGCATATATTCAAGCATTTCTCAAAAAATTCTCGATTATGGAGTGTCCAATATTTTAACAGTATTGGCGAATGGTACAAAGGTAAACATACGCACCTGAGTGAAGGTTGGGCTTGTAGAATTTTTCCAGATTTACCAGAATGGCCAAAAAACTCTGATCTTTTTACCTATCAAGGCTTTCATTTCGATGAAACTGCACAATGGTTACGCTGGAATGAATTTTCAGGGCACCTAACCATGGTGCTCTTAAAAGTGGATCGGGCAAGTATGTACAACTCGTTAGAGGTAAGGGTACCTTTGCTGGATAAAGAGGTGATTGAAACGGCTTGCCAAGTTGATTGGAGATCGTGTTTAGATCTAAGAAACAGAATTGGTAAAATTCCGTTACGGCAAGCCCTTTCAAAGTACGTGACCATGCAAATAATACCCAAAAAGGGTTTTACCGTCCCCATGGCTAAATGGTTGCGGGGACCATTACGCGATCTTTTAGAAGAAAAGTTGCTAAGGCTACCAGGATTGTTGGGTTTGGAGTGTGACAAGGAAAGTTTAAGCGCGTACCTTAACATGCACTTAACAGGAAAATTCGATTTTTCATGGGGAATCTGGATTCTCTTGAGTGCAGCCCTGTGGCAGGAGAAAGTTGCCTCCAAACAATGA
- a CDS encoding glycosyltransferase family 4 protein: MKGKVLLVVPVFPQPSETFIVNHFSGLLEKGWNVHLLCGRINRSAISHYQEVYPKFHGRIHTLLPVHPAVLAFFLFPFILLFSLCFSPGLMVRYFRFSPAKSIWEKVKQFYLDFPVLWLNPDILHFEFGYQVVGKSFLKSVLNCRLVVSFRGHDLDFWNLDAPDAYRVDCSRVDAIHVLSEALRQKALQRGCPENSVFWRIPPAVNPADFKPNGTRKNAEFFNILSVGRLHWVKGYEYALSAIAILKQQQIPVRYCIIGDGEFRPALEFAVHQLGLQDCVTFLGKQSQDVIRRELEKADVFLHPAVEEGFGNAVLEAQAMEVPVVCSDAVGLPENVQDGVTGFVVPRRNPQLLAEKLIFLLQNPQARIEIGRAGRQRVLECFSLEQQKEAFDRMYSSLFTG; encoded by the coding sequence ATGAAAGGCAAAGTCCTTTTGGTGGTGCCTGTCTTTCCCCAACCTTCAGAAACGTTTATTGTCAATCATTTTTCGGGGTTACTGGAGAAAGGCTGGAATGTTCATTTACTTTGCGGGCGCATTAACCGCTCAGCCATTTCTCATTATCAGGAGGTGTATCCAAAATTTCATGGGAGGATTCACACATTGCTCCCGGTACATCCTGCGGTATTAGCCTTTTTCTTGTTCCCGTTCATTTTATTGTTCTCTTTGTGTTTTTCCCCGGGGTTAATGGTTCGGTATTTCCGCTTCTCCCCGGCAAAATCGATTTGGGAAAAAGTCAAGCAGTTTTATCTGGATTTTCCTGTGCTCTGGCTTAATCCCGATATCCTTCACTTTGAGTTTGGGTATCAGGTGGTCGGAAAATCTTTTTTGAAATCGGTGCTGAATTGCAGGTTGGTGGTCAGTTTTCGCGGGCATGATCTCGATTTCTGGAATTTAGATGCACCGGATGCCTATCGGGTGGATTGCTCTCGAGTGGACGCCATTCATGTATTGAGTGAAGCGTTAAGACAGAAAGCCTTACAGCGAGGTTGCCCGGAAAATAGTGTGTTCTGGCGCATTCCCCCTGCCGTAAATCCCGCAGATTTCAAGCCCAATGGGACACGGAAAAACGCTGAGTTCTTTAATATCTTAAGTGTGGGCAGGCTCCATTGGGTGAAAGGGTATGAATATGCTCTCTCAGCCATTGCCATTCTCAAACAACAGCAGATTCCGGTAAGGTATTGCATTATTGGCGATGGAGAATTTCGCCCAGCGTTGGAATTTGCTGTTCATCAGTTGGGGTTACAGGATTGTGTGACTTTCCTCGGAAAGCAGTCTCAGGATGTAATTCGCAGAGAACTGGAAAAAGCGGATGTTTTTTTACACCCTGCTGTGGAAGAAGGTTTTGGCAATGCAGTCCTTGAAGCCCAGGCGATGGAAGTTCCTGTGGTTTGCAGTGATGCTGTGGGACTTCCCGAGAATGTTCAGGATGGAGTAACCGGTTTTGTGGTTCCAAGACGTAATCCGCAGTTGCTGGCGGAAAAATTAATCTTTCTCTTGCAGAATCCACAGGCTCGAATTGAAATAGGCAGGGCTGGACGACAGCGGGTTCTGGAATGCTTTTCTCTTGAACAGCAGAAAGAAGCCTTCGACAGGATGTACTCTTCCCTTTTCACCGGATAA
- a CDS encoding glycosyltransferase family 2 protein has translation MIKVDLLQFPAPSSQSEWKWGDSFTCQNSLVSLVDFLKTWKEHSAAEALLVAEASLPLPSDEVLSSLLANLPIDLWHAGMRLGMAGKPEWMDFVRPTWMLNRDADPDIEFSSWRVSLRMALVRREFLCRYGVPSETFESLDAAGLDWGYRSMVQGGFLRYSPQLLKEMPTQYLLTPPQIPLKDQIRFIRRNFGKKWLYWACIRAWLTKKAGLFHLLKVLLENHEQGKLVERVIASSSRLSFNAQTSEKIPRVSVLIPTLQRYPYLKTVLQQLKTQTVPPYEVIVVDQTPKEERSTAFYQEFQDLPLRLFFLDEPGQCLSRNFGLLHARGEYVLFLDDDDEIPQDLVEKHLRTLLALKCDASCGIAHEIGAGQLHESFLRLRVSDVFPTNNTCLCVSSLSCTGLFDNAYNKGQNEDHDLGMRLYLSGAFMVLNPEIQVLHHHAPRGGLRAHGARVVTYALSRRSIWVRKLPSVSEIYLVKRYFRLHQVQEFLWMSFLGSFSVHGGWLQKIAKMIAGLLLLPVTVLEFRRRIRSANRLLAQFPQIPELR, from the coding sequence ATGATAAAAGTCGATCTTCTACAGTTTCCTGCACCCTCTTCCCAGTCAGAATGGAAATGGGGAGATTCTTTTACCTGTCAAAACAGCCTCGTCAGTCTTGTAGATTTTCTGAAAACCTGGAAAGAGCACTCCGCTGCAGAGGCTTTGCTGGTAGCGGAGGCAAGCCTTCCTTTGCCTTCTGACGAGGTGTTATCCTCGCTTTTGGCAAATCTGCCCATTGATCTATGGCATGCGGGAATGCGTTTAGGGATGGCAGGGAAACCCGAGTGGATGGATTTTGTCCGCCCGACCTGGATGCTGAATCGGGATGCTGATCCAGATATTGAGTTTTCCTCCTGGCGGGTGTCTTTGCGAATGGCGCTGGTGAGGAGAGAATTTTTGTGTCGGTATGGTGTGCCTTCAGAAACGTTCGAGTCCCTGGACGCCGCTGGGTTGGATTGGGGATACCGCTCCATGGTGCAGGGAGGCTTTCTGCGTTATTCCCCCCAGTTGCTGAAAGAAATGCCGACTCAGTATCTTCTAACACCTCCCCAGATCCCTTTGAAGGATCAAATTCGGTTTATCCGCCGGAATTTTGGAAAAAAATGGTTGTACTGGGCATGTATCAGAGCCTGGCTTACTAAAAAAGCCGGTTTGTTTCATCTCCTGAAGGTGTTGTTAGAAAATCACGAGCAAGGCAAACTCGTTGAGAGGGTAATTGCTTCATCCAGCAGGCTTTCGTTTAATGCGCAAACATCCGAAAAGATTCCCAGAGTCTCTGTACTCATCCCGACATTGCAACGGTACCCTTATTTAAAAACTGTACTTCAGCAATTGAAGACGCAAACCGTCCCTCCTTATGAAGTGATTGTGGTGGATCAAACCCCGAAAGAAGAGCGCAGTACAGCGTTTTATCAGGAATTTCAAGATCTCCCTCTGCGCCTGTTTTTCCTGGATGAGCCCGGACAATGCTTGTCCAGAAATTTTGGATTATTGCATGCTCGTGGGGAGTATGTCCTGTTCCTGGATGACGATGACGAAATTCCTCAGGATCTGGTGGAAAAACATCTTCGAACCCTCCTGGCATTGAAGTGTGATGCTTCTTGTGGCATTGCCCATGAAATCGGCGCGGGTCAACTTCATGAAAGTTTCCTGCGATTAAGAGTTAGTGATGTGTTTCCAACCAATAATACCTGCCTTTGCGTATCTTCACTTTCCTGCACAGGATTGTTTGATAATGCCTACAATAAGGGACAAAATGAAGACCATGACCTGGGAATGCGCCTTTATCTGAGCGGGGCTTTCATGGTGCTTAATCCGGAAATCCAGGTGCTCCACCATCATGCTCCACGTGGGGGATTGCGTGCTCATGGCGCCAGAGTGGTTACCTATGCCTTAAGCCGCCGCTCGATTTGGGTGCGAAAACTGCCCAGCGTTTCGGAAATTTATCTGGTGAAACGTTATTTTCGGTTGCATCAGGTCCAGGAGTTCCTCTGGATGTCTTTCCTGGGGTCTTTTAGTGTTCATGGAGGCTGGCTCCAAAAAATTGCCAAAATGATTGCAGGACTGCTTCTTTTGCCTGTTACCGTTCTGGAATTTCGGCGCCGAATCCGGTCTGCAAATCGGCTGTTGGCTCAGTTTCCCCAAATCCCCGAATTGCGATGA
- a CDS encoding glycosyltransferase family 4 protein, whose protein sequence is MKILIPEISNPPETFLQRLILGLAEQGVEVFLATEQIKKGSLLNVHEKIRTVWKPSWNVPLGRKAFNITRILLLSLKKGRIKDFLKALRANSLREWYRVFPVLDKPFDLWYFPWILSAKDYLPYLREHGIPFVVSCRGSMVNVDPFTHRGEGTQGILREIFSAASVVHCVSRDILKTAEPLGLNPNKAVVIHPAVDVSFFSPPQVLHKDSTIHITTTGALIWRKGYEYALQAIAFLKQRGYSVHYHILGEGPERQRLLYTVDDLDLCSTVTLHGKCSPEEVRRVLQKSHIFLFSSLSEGLPNAVLEAMACGLPVVTSNCGGVSEAVTDGVEGWIVPVRDPEALAGAVERLILDKEMRLTMGEAARRRVVQSFNLSDQIPAFRTLFERVSSVS, encoded by the coding sequence ATGAAAATTCTAATCCCGGAAATTTCCAATCCACCAGAGACATTTCTTCAAAGACTGATCCTTGGCCTGGCTGAGCAAGGAGTGGAAGTATTTCTCGCTACAGAGCAGATAAAAAAAGGATCTCTTCTAAATGTACATGAGAAAATTCGTACCGTATGGAAACCTTCCTGGAACGTCCCATTAGGGAGAAAAGCCTTCAATATAACCCGAATTCTTTTGCTTTCTTTGAAGAAGGGCAGGATAAAAGATTTTTTAAAGGCGCTCCGTGCAAACTCGCTTCGGGAATGGTATCGAGTTTTTCCTGTGCTGGATAAACCGTTTGATTTATGGTATTTCCCCTGGATTTTATCCGCCAAAGACTATCTTCCCTATCTCAGGGAGCATGGCATTCCGTTCGTGGTCAGTTGCCGGGGAAGTATGGTTAATGTGGATCCTTTTACTCACCGTGGAGAGGGGACGCAGGGAATCTTACGGGAGATATTTTCTGCGGCGAGCGTTGTCCATTGTGTCAGTCGGGATATTCTCAAGACAGCCGAGCCCCTGGGGTTGAATCCAAACAAGGCGGTGGTGATTCACCCGGCGGTGGATGTTTCTTTCTTCTCTCCGCCACAGGTTCTGCATAAAGACTCCACAATTCACATTACCACCACCGGTGCGCTGATCTGGAGAAAAGGATATGAATACGCCTTGCAGGCAATTGCTTTTCTAAAACAGAGAGGATATTCGGTTCACTATCATATCCTCGGAGAAGGTCCGGAAAGACAGCGCCTGCTTTATACTGTGGACGACCTGGATTTGTGCTCAACCGTGACCCTTCATGGAAAATGCTCTCCAGAAGAGGTGCGCCGAGTTCTGCAAAAGTCGCATATCTTTTTGTTCTCCAGCCTTTCTGAAGGCCTGCCCAATGCAGTTCTGGAGGCAATGGCATGTGGTTTGCCGGTGGTCACATCCAATTGTGGGGGTGTTTCTGAAGCCGTCACCGACGGTGTGGAAGGCTGGATTGTTCCTGTCAGAGATCCGGAAGCGCTTGCCGGGGCAGTGGAGCGTTTAATTCTGGACAAAGAAATGCGTCTCACAATGGGAGAAGCGGCGCGCCGGCGGGTGGTGCAATCGTTCAACCTGTCCGATCAAATTCCAGCGTTTCGAACCTTGTTTGAAAGGGTGAGTTCAGTTTCATGA
- a CDS encoding glycosyltransferase family 4 protein, with the protein MSSEFPPGPGGIGTHAYQLSRHLARLNWQVLVVAPQDYVSPQEREAFNSSQPFAIHSLSRSGWRMLTAGYRLGEIWKCIRLYSPQAVIFSGEKMVWLAGVLKPFFRMAFLAVGHGTEFGKITGWQARITRWAFHRMDHLIAVSQYTRAKMETLGILSDRITVIPNGADEERFFPLPEKRLSSLRAKFNGNQSPILLTVGNVTDRKGQEVVIRALPKILSRFSDAQYWMVGLPTLRDKLEQVASELKVQDHVHFLGRLGNSELVEAYNACDIFIMASREMPDGDVEGFGIAILEAALCGKPSIGTLGTGTSEAIFHGYTGLLVPQNDPTALASAVISLLENKEYSRQLGQNAYHYVMAHATWEKRVLEYHHLLLQLLPQ; encoded by the coding sequence GTGTCTTCGGAATTTCCTCCGGGTCCTGGTGGAATTGGTACCCATGCCTATCAATTGAGCCGGCATCTCGCACGACTCAACTGGCAGGTACTGGTGGTCGCCCCTCAGGATTATGTCTCACCACAGGAAAGAGAAGCGTTTAATTCATCCCAGCCTTTTGCTATTCATTCTTTATCCCGTTCAGGTTGGAGAATGCTGACTGCAGGATATCGTTTGGGAGAAATATGGAAGTGCATTCGGCTGTACTCTCCTCAAGCAGTAATTTTCAGTGGAGAAAAAATGGTATGGCTGGCAGGGGTGTTGAAACCTTTTTTCAGAATGGCGTTTCTGGCGGTGGGGCATGGCACGGAGTTTGGAAAAATTACCGGATGGCAGGCACGTATTACCCGTTGGGCTTTTCATCGTATGGATCACCTGATTGCAGTCAGTCAGTACACGCGTGCCAAGATGGAGACATTAGGAATCCTTTCTGACCGGATTACGGTGATTCCCAACGGGGCGGATGAGGAACGTTTTTTCCCTCTCCCTGAAAAACGTCTCAGTTCTTTACGTGCGAAATTTAATGGAAATCAAAGTCCAATTCTTTTAACCGTCGGAAATGTCACCGATCGGAAAGGTCAGGAAGTGGTGATTCGGGCACTTCCCAAGATTCTTTCACGTTTCTCTGATGCTCAGTACTGGATGGTGGGTTTGCCCACCCTGCGAGATAAATTAGAACAGGTAGCAAGCGAGTTGAAGGTGCAGGATCACGTTCATTTTCTGGGCAGATTGGGAAATTCTGAACTTGTTGAAGCCTATAACGCTTGTGATATTTTCATCATGGCAAGCAGAGAAATGCCAGATGGGGATGTGGAAGGGTTTGGAATAGCCATTTTAGAAGCCGCCTTGTGCGGAAAACCATCTATTGGAACGCTTGGGACAGGGACTTCAGAAGCCATTTTCCATGGGTATACGGGGCTTCTTGTTCCTCAAAATGATCCAACCGCATTAGCCAGTGCGGTGATCTCTTTGCTGGAAAACAAGGAATATTCCAGACAACTGGGGCAGAATGCCTATCACTATGTAATGGCTCATGCAACCTGGGAAAAAAGAGTTTTGGAATATCATCATCTTCTCCTTCAATTGTTACCTCAATGA